The following coding sequences are from one Lipingzhangella halophila window:
- a CDS encoding N-acetylmuramoyl-L-alanine amidase: MTIPRTGRPAPEGAPTSLTRPLTGVLTALLAITALTAAAGCTAISHGDSGADDDVVQSPSAEGDEGPLSGQTIVIDPGHNGGNADAAGEINESVPAGPNKKACDTVGATSADGYPEHEFTWEFARDLRTALEADGATVILTRPDNEGVGPCINERAEIGNDADADAAISIHADGADSEGRGFHVIAPGEVEGYTEDIVEPSRRLAEDVRAEIRDGTDQPYADYIGEEGLDVRTDLGGLNLSAVPKIFLEVGNLGNAEDAELLQDQEWRQQTAEAVAAGKSRFLLGE; the protein is encoded by the coding sequence TTGACGATCCCGCGCACCGGACGCCCCGCACCAGAGGGGGCGCCGACAAGCCTCACCAGGCCTCTCACGGGTGTTCTCACAGCCCTGCTGGCGATCACCGCGCTCACCGCCGCTGCGGGCTGCACGGCGATCTCACACGGCGACTCGGGTGCCGATGACGACGTTGTCCAGTCCCCCAGCGCGGAGGGGGACGAGGGTCCACTGTCGGGCCAGACCATCGTCATCGATCCCGGCCACAACGGAGGCAACGCCGACGCCGCCGGCGAGATCAACGAGTCCGTTCCGGCGGGGCCCAACAAGAAGGCGTGCGACACCGTTGGCGCCACGAGCGCAGACGGCTACCCCGAGCACGAGTTCACTTGGGAGTTCGCACGGGATCTGCGCACGGCGCTGGAGGCGGACGGGGCCACGGTCATCCTCACCCGCCCAGATAACGAGGGTGTCGGCCCGTGCATCAACGAGCGCGCCGAGATCGGCAACGACGCCGACGCCGACGCCGCCATCTCGATCCACGCCGATGGTGCCGACAGCGAGGGCCGCGGTTTCCACGTCATCGCCCCCGGTGAGGTCGAGGGATACACCGAGGACATCGTGGAGCCCTCCCGGCGGCTGGCCGAGGACGTACGCGCGGAAATCCGGGACGGGACCGACCAGCCCTACGCCGACTACATCGGCGAGGAAGGGCTGGACGTGCGCACCGACCTGGGCGGCCTCAACCTCTCCGCGGTGCCCAAGATCTTCCTGGAGGTCGGCAACCTCGGCAACGCCGAGGACGCCGAGCTGCTACAGGACCAGGAATGGCGCCAGCAGACCGCCGAGGCCGTCGCCGCCGGGAAGAGCCGCTTCCTGCTGGGGGAATGA
- a CDS encoding NUDIX hydrolase gives MPTPEFVRKLRAHVGHELLWLTGVTAVVIGASGEILLHRRADDGRWSTPGGILEPGEQPAEALVREVFEETGVRVAVERVASVVTEPPFTYPNGDRVQFLDIAFRCRALGGAPRTDADESLEVRWFASDALPELNPRVLRRIRHAHEDGEAYYVRPG, from the coding sequence ATGCCCACTCCTGAGTTCGTCCGCAAGCTGCGCGCGCATGTCGGACACGAGCTCCTGTGGCTGACCGGGGTGACGGCGGTGGTCATCGGCGCGTCGGGGGAGATCCTGCTGCACCGCCGCGCCGACGACGGCCGGTGGTCGACGCCGGGCGGCATCCTGGAGCCGGGTGAGCAGCCGGCGGAGGCTCTCGTTCGCGAGGTGTTCGAGGAGACGGGGGTGCGCGTCGCGGTCGAGCGGGTCGCCAGTGTGGTGACCGAGCCACCGTTCACCTACCCGAACGGCGACCGGGTGCAGTTCCTCGACATCGCGTTCCGCTGCCGGGCGCTTGGGGGCGCACCGCGCACCGACGCGGACGAGTCGCTGGAGGTCCGCTGGTTCGCGTCCGACGCGCTACCCGAGCTGAACCCGCGCGTGCTGCGCCGGATCCGGCACGCCCACGAGGACGGCGAGGCCTACTACGTCCGGCCCGGCTGA
- a CDS encoding DivIVA domain-containing protein, protein MDSMGLTPADIRNKTFRTVRLRPGYDEEDVDTLLDRIEATFAALRGGPLPDQLITAEEVLASKFRGTRLMSGYREDDVDEFLDVVARELREYGLGTVDDRPEPGALPEPPAVRKARRTDHAPPPLAPEPEPAPDRPAMRPEDIRNWTFAMTRLTTGYNEQEVDEFLDVAEATLAALRQDDPERITLTSTDVERVRFATTRARPGYDPAHVDAFLDEFAAELRRYER, encoded by the coding sequence ATGGACAGCATGGGCCTGACACCAGCGGATATCCGCAACAAGACGTTCCGGACGGTGCGCCTGCGTCCCGGTTACGACGAGGAGGACGTGGACACCTTGCTGGACCGGATCGAGGCGACGTTCGCGGCATTGCGGGGCGGTCCGCTGCCGGACCAACTCATCACCGCGGAGGAGGTCCTGGCCTCGAAGTTTCGGGGCACGCGGCTGATGTCGGGATACCGCGAGGACGACGTCGACGAGTTCCTCGACGTCGTCGCCCGCGAACTTCGCGAGTACGGGCTCGGCACCGTGGACGACCGGCCAGAACCCGGTGCGCTTCCCGAGCCGCCGGCCGTCCGCAAGGCGCGCCGCACGGACCACGCACCGCCCCCGCTGGCTCCCGAGCCGGAGCCGGCGCCGGACCGTCCCGCGATGCGGCCCGAGGACATCCGGAACTGGACGTTCGCCATGACCCGGCTCACCACCGGGTACAACGAGCAGGAGGTCGACGAGTTCCTGGACGTGGCCGAGGCGACGCTGGCGGCACTGCGGCAGGACGACCCCGAACGCATCACCCTCACCTCCACCGACGTAGAGCGGGTCCGCTTCGCCACCACCCGCGCGCGCCCCGGCTACGACCCGGCCCACGTGGACGCGTTTCTGGACGAGTTCGCCGCGGAGTTGCGGCGCTACGAGCGCTAA
- a CDS encoding STAS domain-containing protein → MHRLGLNTRVDNHSVIIEVEGDLDIATAGDLQEHVLSAVDEHGPWLILDLTSLDFMDSSGLNVVINIYRSVKERGGSLALAAPNERVTKVVRLVGLHRQVAVHRTVPAAVNAMEALEAQKEVG, encoded by the coding sequence GTGCACAGGCTTGGGCTGAACACCCGGGTCGACAACCATAGCGTGATTATCGAGGTCGAAGGTGACCTCGACATCGCTACCGCTGGCGACCTCCAAGAACATGTCCTGTCAGCCGTGGACGAACACGGGCCGTGGCTGATCCTCGACCTGACGAGTCTGGATTTCATGGACTCCAGCGGGCTCAACGTCGTCATCAACATCTACCGGTCGGTCAAAGAGCGCGGAGGAAGTTTGGCGCTGGCCGCGCCGAACGAGCGCGTCACCAAGGTCGTGCGCCTGGTCGGGCTGCACCGGCAGGTGGCGGTGCACCGGACCGTCCCCGCGGCGGTCAACGCCATGGAGGCGCTTGAGGCCCAGAAGGAAGTCGGCTAA
- the bldC gene encoding developmental transcriptional regulator BldC, with product MSTRTPEAEPLLTPAEVATMFRVDPKTVTRWAKAGKLTSIRTLGGHRRYRETEVRALLAGIPSQRTE from the coding sequence ATGTCAACTCGCACGCCCGAGGCGGAGCCCCTGTTGACCCCTGCCGAGGTCGCCACCATGTTCCGCGTGGACCCCAAGACCGTCACGCGCTGGGCGAAAGCGGGCAAGCTGACCTCGATTCGCACTCTGGGTGGGCACCGCCGCTACCGCGAAACAGAGGTCCGCGCACTGCTGGCCGGAATTCCGAGCCAGCGCACGGAGTGA
- the scpA gene encoding methylmalonyl-CoA mutase, whose translation MSGDAGYRIPDFRDVTPGSPAVGAAGDPDQWASGVRRATGEDPSGQVWQTPEGIGVKRLYTATDREGLDFVGGYPGIPPYLRGPYPTMYVNKPWTIRQYAGFSTAAESNAFYRRNLAAGQKGLSVAFDLATHRGYDSDHPRVSGDVGMAGVAIDSILDMRQLFDGIPLDEMTVSMTMNGAVLPVMALYIVAAEEQGVPPEKLAGTIQNDILKEFMVRNTYIYPPQASMRIISDIFAYTSRRMPRFNSISVSGYHMQEAGATADLELAYTLADGVEYVRAGRAAGLDVDAFAPRLSFFWAIGMNFFMEVAKLRAARLLWARLVKEFEPANDRSLSLRTHSQTSGWSLTAQDVFNNVVRTCVEAMAATQGHTQSLHTNALDEALALPSDFSARIARNTQLVLQQESGTTRTIDPWGGSFYVERLTHDLARRAWAHITEVEQAGGMAAAIDAGIPKMRIEEAAARTQARIDSGRQPVVGVNKYRPDTEDKIDVLRVDNSRVREEQVEKLRKLRGERDEEAASAALDRLTAAAAGDPGDATLHNNLLDAAVDAARAKATVGEISAAMERVFGRHSGQVRTIQGVYREEATLSDDARNDAAMRSVASRVASFEESEGRRPRILVAKMGQDGHDRGQKVIATAFADLGFDVDVGPLFRTPAEVAAQAAEGDVHIVGVSSQAAGHLTLVPALRSELAALGRDDIMIVVGGVIPPADVDALFEAGASAVFPPGTVIAEAAEGLLDQLDRRPGHAG comes from the coding sequence ATGAGCGGTGACGCGGGGTACCGGATACCGGATTTCCGCGACGTCACCCCTGGCTCTCCCGCGGTCGGCGCCGCCGGCGACCCCGACCAGTGGGCCAGTGGTGTGCGGCGGGCCACCGGGGAGGACCCGAGCGGGCAGGTGTGGCAGACCCCCGAGGGGATCGGGGTCAAGCGGCTGTACACCGCCACCGACCGCGAGGGCCTGGACTTCGTCGGTGGCTACCCGGGCATCCCGCCGTACCTGCGCGGCCCGTACCCGACGATGTATGTCAACAAGCCGTGGACCATCCGGCAGTACGCCGGGTTCTCCACCGCTGCGGAGTCCAACGCCTTCTACCGCCGCAATCTCGCAGCGGGGCAGAAAGGGCTTTCGGTCGCGTTCGACCTGGCCACGCACCGCGGCTACGACTCCGACCACCCGCGGGTCTCCGGGGACGTCGGCATGGCCGGGGTGGCCATCGACTCCATCCTCGACATGCGGCAGTTGTTCGACGGGATTCCGCTGGACGAGATGACGGTCTCGATGACCATGAACGGGGCCGTGCTGCCGGTGATGGCGCTCTACATCGTCGCGGCCGAGGAGCAGGGGGTGCCGCCGGAGAAACTGGCGGGGACCATCCAGAACGACATCCTCAAGGAGTTCATGGTCCGCAACACCTACATCTACCCGCCGCAGGCCTCGATGCGGATCATTTCCGACATCTTCGCCTACACCTCGCGGCGGATGCCGCGGTTCAACTCGATCTCCGTCTCCGGCTACCACATGCAGGAGGCCGGGGCCACGGCCGACCTGGAGCTGGCCTACACGCTGGCCGACGGCGTGGAGTACGTCCGGGCGGGGCGCGCGGCCGGTCTCGATGTGGACGCGTTCGCCCCGAGGCTCTCGTTCTTCTGGGCGATCGGAATGAACTTCTTCATGGAGGTCGCCAAGCTACGCGCGGCCCGGCTGCTGTGGGCCAGGCTGGTCAAGGAGTTCGAGCCGGCCAACGACCGGTCGCTGAGCCTGCGCACGCACTCGCAGACTTCCGGCTGGTCGCTCACCGCGCAGGACGTGTTCAACAACGTTGTGCGGACCTGCGTCGAGGCCATGGCCGCCACCCAGGGCCACACTCAGTCGCTGCACACCAACGCCCTCGACGAGGCTCTGGCGCTGCCCAGCGACTTCTCGGCGCGCATCGCCCGCAACACCCAGCTTGTGCTGCAGCAGGAGTCGGGTACCACCCGGACCATCGACCCGTGGGGCGGCAGTTTCTACGTCGAGCGCCTGACTCATGACCTCGCGCGCCGCGCCTGGGCGCACATCACCGAGGTCGAGCAGGCCGGGGGGATGGCCGCCGCCATCGATGCCGGCATCCCCAAGATGCGCATCGAGGAGGCCGCCGCCCGCACCCAGGCCCGCATCGACTCGGGGCGGCAACCAGTGGTCGGGGTGAACAAGTACCGGCCCGACACCGAGGACAAGATCGACGTGCTGCGGGTCGACAACAGCCGGGTCCGCGAGGAGCAGGTGGAGAAGCTGCGCAAGCTGCGGGGCGAGCGCGACGAGGAGGCCGCCAGCGCCGCGCTCGACCGGCTGACCGCCGCCGCGGCCGGCGACCCGGGGGATGCCACCCTGCACAACAACCTGCTCGACGCCGCCGTCGACGCCGCCCGCGCCAAGGCCACCGTGGGCGAGATCTCCGCCGCCATGGAGCGGGTCTTCGGCCGGCACTCCGGCCAGGTCCGTACCATCCAGGGTGTGTACCGCGAGGAGGCCACGTTGTCCGACGACGCCCGCAACGACGCGGCCATGCGGTCCGTCGCCAGCCGCGTCGCCTCGTTCGAGGAGAGCGAGGGACGGCGCCCCCGGATCCTGGTCGCCAAGATGGGGCAGGATGGGCACGACCGTGGCCAGAAGGTGATCGCCACCGCATTCGCCGACCTCGGCTTCGACGTCGACGTCGGCCCCTTGTTTCGGACACCGGCCGAGGTCGCGGCCCAGGCGGCCGAGGGCGATGTGCACATCGTCGGGGTCTCCTCGCAGGCTGCGGGGCATCTCACGCTGGTGCCGGCGCTGCGCTCGGAGCTGGCCGCGCTGGGGCGCGACGACATCATGATCGTGGTCGGCGGTGTCATCCCGCCCGCCGACGTCGACGCACTGTTCGAGGCAGGGGCCTCGGCGGTCTTCCCGCCGGGCACCGTGATCGCCGAGGCCGCGGAAGGGCTGCTCGACCAGTTGGACCGCCGTCCCGGGCACGCGGGATGA
- a CDS encoding YkvA family protein, with the protein MRKSNRAAAGAAAWQVVHEGVKPGKPSLWARTRAIPRMFGSRLRGRYTQLPVSRLLLYVLAMLYILSPLDLVPELFIPLFGLADDAVIAVWLTSGLVGETERFLEWERYGDDYIEGHVVG; encoded by the coding sequence GTGCGCAAATCGAATCGCGCCGCAGCGGGCGCCGCCGCGTGGCAGGTGGTGCATGAGGGGGTCAAGCCTGGCAAACCCTCGTTGTGGGCTCGCACGCGCGCGATCCCGCGGATGTTCGGTTCGCGGCTCCGCGGTCGCTACACCCAGCTTCCGGTCTCGCGGTTGTTGCTGTACGTGCTGGCGATGCTGTACATCCTCTCGCCGCTCGACCTGGTTCCGGAGCTGTTCATCCCGCTCTTCGGGCTGGCCGACGACGCCGTCATCGCCGTGTGGCTCACCTCGGGCCTTGTGGGCGAGACGGAACGGTTTCTGGAGTGGGAGCGTTACGGGGACGACTACATCGAGGGACACGTGGTCGGTTGA
- a CDS encoding DUF6504 family protein gives MSLLNEQIDVRSTTGGHPALFAWRGHVYRVRRIIGSWRSPSDTPDAKDTDSGFHLVRVATESDQGEHGIADIACDTATEHWTLRRQWG, from the coding sequence GTGAGTCTCCTCAACGAACAGATCGACGTCAGATCGACCACCGGCGGACATCCCGCCCTTTTTGCCTGGCGTGGGCACGTGTACCGGGTACGGCGCATCATCGGCAGTTGGCGGTCCCCTTCGGACACCCCCGATGCCAAGGACACGGATTCCGGGTTCCACCTGGTTCGGGTGGCCACCGAATCCGACCAGGGCGAGCACGGCATCGCCGACATCGCGTGCGACACCGCCACCGAACACTGGACGTTGCGCCGGCAGTGGGGCTGA
- the meaB gene encoding methylmalonyl Co-A mutase-associated GTPase MeaB yields the protein MTHGTDIGEYVEGVLAGHRPTLARAITLVESRRADHAERAQRLLSALLPHSGKAHRVGITGVPGVGKSTFIDALGSRLVGRGHRVAVLAVDPSSTRSGGSILGDRTRMPSLAVEENAFVRPSPTSGTLGGVARASREAIVLVEAAGFDVVLVETVGVGQSEVAVASMVDCFCLLTLARTGDELQGIKKGVLELVDVVAVNKADGPHADDARKAARELSRVLRLIQPAHPTWRPPVLTCSGLTGDGLDDVWQAVRDHRGALEETGELAQRRAGQQVEWMWSQVRERLMDRMLGDRGVRSVAADVEAAVRSGGLPATLAAERLLAEFARGGGTASQEPETQAPNDPGSTEFS from the coding sequence ATGACGCACGGCACCGACATCGGCGAGTACGTCGAGGGGGTGCTCGCCGGACACCGCCCGACTCTGGCCCGCGCCATAACGCTGGTGGAGTCGCGCCGTGCCGATCACGCGGAGCGGGCGCAACGGCTCCTCTCCGCGCTGCTGCCGCACAGTGGGAAGGCCCACCGGGTCGGGATCACCGGAGTGCCCGGGGTGGGCAAGTCGACGTTCATCGACGCGCTCGGTAGCCGGCTTGTCGGCCGGGGACACCGGGTCGCGGTTCTTGCGGTGGACCCGTCCTCCACCCGGAGCGGAGGCAGCATCCTCGGCGACCGGACACGGATGCCCTCGCTGGCGGTTGAGGAGAACGCGTTCGTGCGCCCGTCGCCGACGTCGGGAACGCTCGGCGGGGTGGCCCGCGCCAGCCGGGAGGCCATCGTCCTCGTGGAGGCCGCCGGCTTCGATGTTGTCCTGGTGGAGACGGTCGGTGTCGGGCAGTCCGAGGTGGCCGTCGCCTCCATGGTCGACTGCTTCTGCCTGCTGACCCTCGCGCGCACCGGCGACGAGCTGCAGGGAATCAAGAAGGGCGTGCTGGAACTGGTCGACGTTGTCGCGGTGAACAAGGCCGACGGTCCGCACGCGGACGACGCCCGCAAGGCCGCCCGCGAGCTGTCCCGCGTCCTGCGCCTGATCCAGCCGGCGCATCCGACATGGCGGCCGCCCGTGTTGACCTGCAGCGGCCTTACCGGCGACGGGCTGGACGACGTGTGGCAGGCGGTACGGGACCACCGCGGTGCCCTGGAGGAGACCGGCGAGCTGGCGCAGCGGCGTGCCGGCCAGCAGGTGGAGTGGATGTGGAGCCAGGTGCGGGAGCGCCTGATGGACCGGATGCTGGGCGATCGGGGAGTACGGAGCGTCGCCGCGGACGTCGAGGCCGCGGTCCGCTCCGGCGGGCTCCCCGCGACCCTGGCGGCCGAACGCCTGCTGGCCGAGTTCGCGCGCGGGGGCGGCACCGCCAGCCAGGAACCCGAGACGCAGGCCCCGAACGACCCCGGTTCCACTGAGTTTTCCTAG
- a CDS encoding TetR/AcrR family transcriptional regulator, whose translation MAESAAETGAAGGQPGGGAGACPAVPDRLLAAATRLFADRGFERTSVQDLVDAAGVTKGAMYHYFASKEDVLFAVFRRVIATQMRNLDACATAEGPVRERLRAAAVDVVESTVQNLDDMVIYFRSLHVLSLDRQDQVRAERRQYQDRFRALIEEGQSQRVFRTDVPADMVASQYFGAVNHLGMWYRPDGELGGAEIGGYYADLLLTGLRPA comes from the coding sequence ATGGCGGAATCGGCAGCAGAGACGGGCGCGGCCGGCGGGCAGCCCGGCGGCGGGGCCGGGGCCTGTCCGGCGGTGCCCGATCGGCTGCTGGCGGCGGCCACGCGGCTGTTCGCTGATCGGGGGTTCGAGCGCACGTCGGTACAGGATCTCGTCGACGCCGCCGGCGTCACCAAGGGCGCGATGTACCACTACTTCGCGTCCAAGGAGGATGTGCTCTTCGCGGTCTTCCGGCGGGTCATCGCGACGCAGATGCGCAACCTCGACGCGTGCGCCACTGCTGAGGGGCCGGTGCGGGAGCGCCTGCGCGCGGCGGCGGTCGATGTCGTGGAGTCCACCGTGCAGAACCTGGACGACATGGTGATCTACTTCCGTTCGCTGCACGTGCTCTCGCTCGATCGCCAGGACCAGGTCCGCGCGGAACGGCGCCAGTACCAGGACCGGTTCCGTGCGCTGATCGAGGAAGGGCAGAGCCAGCGCGTCTTCCGCACCGACGTGCCGGCCGACATGGTCGCCAGCCAGTACTTCGGCGCGGTGAACCATCTGGGCATGTGGTACCGGCCCGATGGGGAGCTGGGCGGTGCCGAGATCGGCGGGTACTACGCGGACCTGCTGCTGACCGGGCTGCGGCCTGCGTAG